A stretch of the Arachis stenosperma cultivar V10309 chromosome 6, arast.V10309.gnm1.PFL2, whole genome shotgun sequence genome encodes the following:
- the LOC130936866 gene encoding probable 1-deoxy-D-xylulose-5-phosphate synthase 2, chloroplastic: MHIIRQTGGLAGFPKIAESLHDAFGVGHSSTSISAALGMAVARDLIGKNNHVILVIGDGAMTAGQAYEAMNNASFLDTNLLIILNDNEHVSLPTGLAHASLKSLACSTSARRCPSNGRPCPHSQECEGNAITRPCPHPCHHRER, from the exons ATGCACATCATTCGACAGACTGGTGGACTTGCTGGATTCCCCAAGATTGCTGAGAGTCTTCATGATGCCTTTGGTGTTGGTCACAGTTCTACTAGCATTTCGGCAGCCTtag GGATGGCAGTTGCAAGGGACCTGATTGGAAAAAATAACCACGTGATATTGGTGATTGGTGATGGGGCCATGACAGCAGGACAAGCCTACGAGGCCATGAACAATGCTAGTTTTCTTGACACTAACCTCCTCATTATATTGAATGACAATGAGCATGTCTCTCTCCCCACAGGCCTGGCGCATGCTTCTTTGAAGAGCTTGGCTTGTTCTACATCGGCCCGTAGATGCCCATCAAATGGACGACCTTGTCCACATTCTCAAGAATGTGAAGGGAATGCCATCACTCGGCCCTGTCCTCATCCATGTCATCACCGAGAAAGGTAA